One Mangrovimonas cancribranchiae DNA segment encodes these proteins:
- a CDS encoding tetratricopeptide repeat protein translates to MYKKILILFLFLGPELVMAQSSSSLLDSVRFYRGEAQKGSYSLNEQIKHVQKAIAFSRQYNKDSTLLKSRRLLATLYLQKRDVDTLLKINRDNLALANKINDSVAVGYISNVLGWCHSSKVKSDSAYYYYYNASKVFSNLNMEQNYAEALLNMANIQFEEKDYLGAESNAIRSVRLFQKFPKTEYNLDALWSIYNLLGILSDALGLYDNAIEYHEKALTYSDQIEDHSLYTLYSKSNIALIYKEQEKYKEAIQIYKELFEKEEELLKDLSNYALILSDYAFIKHLSGDFSDKEIKTMLSKSYKISDSIQDGFSIMTVSLNASEYYLDKKQKDSALLFANRAYTLAKETNSNDVTLKSLLLKSKIESPEKAKEYLKSYVAINDSLQDKERAIRNKFARIEFETDNLKERNKQIARERMWLIVLSASLVFTLILLYIIISQRAKNKELQLVQQQQEANEEIYNLMLSQQDKIDEARVIEKKRISEELHDGILGRLFGTRLSLDSLNMVSTDEAITNRSKYIEELKNIEHDIRKVSHELNTDFVSGSSFYNIIKSLVETQCVAYGLEFDLKNDDSIDWDNVSNKTKIHYYRILQESLQNIYKHANATKVEISFKQKNNVICLQVSDNGSGFDVSRARKGIGLKNIASRVTEIDGKLTIESNQENRTTITVSVPV, encoded by the coding sequence GTGTACAAAAAAATTTTAATTTTATTTCTCTTTTTAGGACCAGAATTAGTAATGGCGCAATCTAGTTCTTCTTTATTGGATAGTGTTAGGTTTTATAGAGGAGAAGCCCAAAAGGGTAGCTATAGTTTAAATGAGCAAATTAAACATGTGCAAAAAGCTATTGCGTTTTCTAGGCAATACAATAAAGATAGTACGTTGTTAAAGAGTAGAAGGTTGCTAGCAACACTTTACCTTCAAAAAAGAGATGTCGATACACTTTTAAAAATTAATAGAGACAATTTAGCTCTAGCAAATAAAATTAACGATTCTGTAGCCGTAGGTTATATTAGTAATGTTTTGGGGTGGTGTCACTCCTCCAAAGTAAAATCGGATAGTGCTTACTACTATTATTATAATGCTTCAAAAGTATTTTCTAATTTAAATATGGAGCAAAACTATGCCGAAGCGCTTTTAAATATGGCTAATATTCAGTTTGAAGAAAAGGATTATCTAGGAGCTGAAAGTAATGCTATTCGTTCGGTACGTTTATTCCAAAAATTTCCTAAAACCGAGTATAATTTAGATGCCCTTTGGTCTATTTATAATCTTCTTGGAATACTTTCAGATGCTTTAGGGTTGTATGACAATGCTATTGAGTACCACGAAAAAGCTTTAACATATAGCGATCAAATTGAAGATCATTCCCTATATACATTATATTCTAAAAGTAATATTGCCTTAATTTATAAGGAACAAGAAAAATATAAGGAGGCCATACAAATTTATAAGGAGTTGTTTGAGAAAGAGGAGGAGTTGCTTAAAGATCTTTCTAACTATGCTTTAATTTTAAGTGATTATGCTTTTATAAAGCATTTGTCAGGAGATTTCTCTGATAAGGAAATTAAAACCATGCTGAGTAAATCGTATAAAATTAGCGACAGTATTCAAGATGGATTTAGTATTATGACGGTGTCTTTAAATGCTTCTGAATATTATTTAGATAAAAAACAAAAGGATTCAGCCTTATTATTTGCTAATCGTGCTTACACATTAGCTAAAGAAACAAACTCTAACGATGTTACTTTAAAATCACTTTTATTAAAATCGAAAATAGAATCGCCAGAAAAAGCAAAAGAATACCTAAAATCTTATGTCGCCATAAATGATAGTTTGCAAGATAAAGAGCGTGCTATAAGAAACAAGTTTGCCAGAATAGAGTTTGAAACAGATAATCTTAAAGAAAGAAACAAACAAATCGCACGTGAGCGGATGTGGCTTATTGTGTTATCGGCAAGTTTGGTATTTACCTTAATCTTGTTGTATATTATTATTTCACAGCGTGCCAAAAACAAAGAATTACAGCTAGTACAACAACAGCAAGAAGCAAACGAAGAGATTTATAATTTAATGCTCTCGCAACAAGATAAAATAGATGAGGCTAGAGTGATTGAAAAAAAGCGAATATCTGAAGAACTTCATGATGGTATTTTAGGACGGTTATTTGGAACACGATTAAGTTTGGATAGCCTAAATATGGTTTCTACAGACGAAGCTATAACCAATAGAAGTAAATATATTGAAGAATTAAAAAACATAGAACACGATATTAGAAAAGTATCTCATGAACTTAATACCGATTTTGTTTCTGGATCAAGTTTTTACAACATTATAAAGTCTTTAGTGGAAACTCAATGTGTTGCCTATGGACTAGAGTTCGACTTAAAAAATGATGATAGTATAGATTGGGATAACGTGTCAAATAAAACAAAAATTCACTATTACAGGATATTACAAGAATCGCTTCAAAATATATATAAACATGCCAATGCCACAAAGGTTGAAATTAGTTTTAAGCAAAAAAATAATGTAATTTGCTTACAAGTTTCTGATAACGGTTCTGGTTTTGATGTAAGCAGAGCAAGAAAAGGAATCGGCCTAAAAAATATAGCCTCTCGTGTTACAGAAATTGACGGAAAATTAACTATTGAATCAAACCAAGAAAACAGAACGACTATAACTGTAAGTGTACCTGTTTAA
- a CDS encoding DNA-binding response regulator: MSQETIRILMTDDHPIIIEGYQNTLLATKKEDQDLKIDIANNCDESLQFMQQALDFDKPYDLLFMDISLPPSSDGKFTSGEDLAKHARKIMPNAKIIILTMFNESYRIHNIVKSINPEGLLIKSDLTSNELSSAFQAALKNPPFYSGTVNNLIRKTISSDIEVDDVNRKILHLLSQGVKTKSLKDHINLSMSAIEKRKKHLKELFFVEDGNDETLLKEARKKGFL, from the coding sequence ATGTCTCAAGAAACCATACGAATATTAATGACAGACGATCATCCTATTATAATTGAAGGCTATCAAAACACATTGTTAGCTACAAAAAAGGAGGATCAAGATCTTAAAATAGATATCGCCAATAATTGTGATGAGTCGTTACAGTTTATGCAGCAAGCGTTAGATTTTGATAAGCCTTACGATTTACTGTTTATGGACATTAGTTTGCCGCCATCATCTGATGGTAAATTTACATCGGGTGAGGATTTAGCTAAACATGCAAGAAAGATAATGCCTAATGCGAAAATTATTATTTTAACCATGTTTAATGAGTCTTATAGAATTCATAATATCGTAAAAAGTATCAATCCAGAAGGCTTACTTATTAAAAGCGATTTAACCTCTAACGAGCTTTCAAGTGCTTTTCAAGCCGCATTAAAAAACCCACCTTTTTACAGTGGTACTGTAAATAATTTGATAAGAAAAACCATATCTAGCGATATTGAGGTAGATGATGTTAATCGTAAAATTTTACATTTATTATCACAAGGTGTAAAAACGAAGAGTTTAAAAGATCATATAAACTTATCAATGAGTGCAATTGAAAAACGTAAAAAACACTTAAAAGAACTCTTTTTTGTAGAAGACGGTAATGACGAAACCTTATTAAAAGAAGCGCGAAAAAAAGGGTTTCTATAA